The Nerophis ophidion isolate RoL-2023_Sa linkage group LG09, RoL_Noph_v1.0, whole genome shotgun sequence genome contains a region encoding:
- the LOC133559196 gene encoding delta-1-pyrroline-5-carboxylate synthase-like isoform X1 — MFARLNLCSHLPSRFRQVSVSPVSIRTFSQAKLSHPRSHGKSFAHRSDLKQAKRIVVKLGSAVVTRGDECGLALGRLASIVEQVAMLQNQGREMMIVTSGAVAFGKQRLRHEILLSQSVRQALHSGQNQLKEMSIPVLEARACAAAGQSGLMALYEAMFTQYSICTAQILVTNLDFHDEQKRRNLNSTLLELLRMNIVPIINTNDAVVPPPVPSSDMQGVNVISIKDNDSLAARLAVEMKVDLLIALSDVQGLYDSPPGTDDAKLIDIFYPGDQQSITYGNKSRVGIGGMEAKVKAALWALQGGSSVVIANGTDPKVTGHVITDIVEGKKVGTFFSEVKPAGPTVEQQTDMARHAGRTLASLLPEQRGEIICALADLLTEKKDEILSANKRDMEIATASGRFSQALIDRLSLSTAKLNSLAIGLRQLAASSRDSVGRVLRRTRIANNLELEQITVPIGVLLVIFESRPDCLPQVSALAIASGNALLLKGGKEASNTNRILHQLTQEALSIHGVTDAVQLVSTREEVEDLCRLDKIIDLIIPRGSSQLVRDIQRAAKGIPVLGHSEGVCHVYVDSEASIDKAVDIVRDSKCDYPAACNAMETLLIHRDLLRTPMFDQIIDMLRTEHVKIHAGPRFASYLTFSPSEVKSLRTEYGELECCIEVVDSMEEAVDHIHKYGSSHTDVIVTDNEETAAQFLQQVDSACVFWNSSSRFADGYRFGLGAEVGISTSRIHARGPVGLEGLLTTKWVLRGEGHTAADFSENGSMKYLHENIPVPQGSFS, encoded by the exons ATGTTTGCCAGACTCAACTTGTGCTCTCACTTGCCATCCAGATTTCGGCAAGTGAGTGTCAGCCCTGTCTCTATCAGAACATTTTCCCAGGCTAAAC TCTCACATCCACGCTCACATGGGAAATCTTTTGCCCACCGGAGTGATTTGAAGCAAGCCAAGCGAATCGTGGTGAAATTGGGGAGCGCTGTAGTGACGCGGGGCGATGAATGTGGACTGGCATTGGGGAGACTGGCCTCCATCGTAGAACAG GTGGCCATGCTACAGAATCAAGGCAGGGAGATGATGATTGTCACCAGCGGTGCTGTGGCATTTGGGAAGCAGAGGCTAAGACACGAAATCCTGTTGTCTCAAAGTGTCAGGCAGGCTTTACATTCAGGACAAAACCAGTTGAAGGAAATG TCAATTCCAGTGTTGGAGGCAAGGGCTTGTGCAGCTGCTGGCCAGAGTGGTCTGATGGCGTTGTATGAAGCGATGTTTACACAATATAGCATCTGCACTGCTCAA ATTCTAGTCACAAACTTGGATTTTCATGACGAGCAGAAGCGGCGCAACCTTAACAGCACACTTCTTGAACTTCTGCGGATGAACATTGTTCCCATCATTAACACCAATGATGCTGTTGTGCCCCCCCCTGTTCCCAGCAGTGACATGCAGGGGGTAAAT gtaatAAGCATCAAAGATAATGACAGTTTGGCTGCACGTTTGGCTGTTGAAATGAAAGTAGACCTGCTGATTGCCCTGTCTGATGTTCAAg GCCTATACGACAGTCCTCCAGGGACAGATGATGCCAAACTCATTGACATTTTTTATCCTGGAGACCAGCAGTCCATCACATATGGCAACAAGTCAAGAGTTGGCATTGGTGGCATGGAAGCCAAG GTGAAAGCGGCTCTTTGGGCACTACAGGGTGGTTCATCTGTGGTCATTGCCAATGGCACCGATCCCAAAGTCACAGGCCACGTAATCACGGATATTGTGGAGGGAAAGAAAGTTGGTACTTTCTTTTCTGAAGTGAAGCCTGCAG GTCCCACTGTGGAGCAGCAGACAGACATGGCCCGCCACGCCGGTAGAACTTTGGCTTCATTGCTCCCAGAGCAG AGAGGAGAGATCATCTGTGCTCTTGCTGATCTGCTGACAGAGAAAAAAGATGAGATTCTCAGTGCAAACAAGAGAGACATGGAGATAGCAACAGCATCAG GTCGTTTCTCCCAGGCTCTTATCGACAGGCTGAGTCTGTCAACAGCTAAATTGAACAGCCTTGCCATTGGCCTCCGTCAGCTGGCAGCCTCCTCAAGAGACAGTGTTGGCCGAGTGCTGCGAAGAACCAGGATTGCTAACAACCTTGAGCTGGAGCAGATCACTGTCCCAATTGGTGTCCTGCTGGTCATCTTTGAGTCTCGGCCTGACTGTCTGCCACAG GTATCTGCTTTGGCTATCGCCAGTGGAAATGCTTTGCTACTAAAGGGCGGCAAAGAAGCTTCCAACACCAACAGAATTCTTCATCAACTTACCCAGGAAGCACTTTCTATTCATGGAGTAACAGATGCTGTTCAACTA GTTAGCACCCGAGAAGAAGTTGAAGATTTATGCCGACTGGACAAGATTATTGACCTGATTATTCCAAGAGGTTCATCTCAGTTGGTGCGAGACATCCAGAGAGCAGCAAAGGGTATTCCTGTGCTGGGCCACAGCGAGGGTGTCTGTCATGTTTACGTTGACAGCGAAGCAAGCATAGACAAAGCTGTTGACATCG TCCGAGACTCTAAGTGTGACTACCCTGCGGCCTGCAATGCTATGGAAACCCTCCTAATTCATAGAGACTTGTTGCGAACCCCAATGTTTGACCAGATCATCGATATGCTGAGGACGGAACAT GTAAAAATCCACGCCGGTCCACGATTTGCATCCTATCTAACTTTCAGCCCATCTGAGGTAAAGTCCCTGCGAACGGAGTACGGGGAACTGGAGTGCTGCATTGAGGTGGTCGACAGCATGGAGGAAGCTGTAGACCATATCCATAAATATGGCAGCTCCCACACCGATGTCATAGTTACAGACAATGAAGAGACAGCCGCACAGTTCCTGCAGCAGGTGGATAGTGCTTGTGTTTTCTGGAACTCAAGCTCTCGCTTTGCTGATGGTTACCGTTTCGGTCTAG GTGCTGAGGTAGGGATCAGCACATCACGCATCCATGCCAGAGGGCCAGTGGGCTTAGAAGGCCTTTTGACCACCAAATGGGTCCTTCGTGGGGAAGGCCACACTGCAGCTGACTTCTCTGAGAACGGAAGTATGAAATATCTTCATGAAAACATCCCTGTTCCCCAAGGGAGCTTCAGCTAG
- the LOC133559196 gene encoding delta-1-pyrroline-5-carboxylate synthase-like isoform X2, protein MFARLNLCSHLPSRFRQVSVSPVSIRTFSQAKLSHPRSHGKSFAHRSDLKQAKRIVVKLGSAVVTRGDECGLALGRLASIVEQVAMLQNQGREMMIVTSGAVAFGKQRLRHEILLSQSVRQALHSGQNQLKEMSIPVLEARACAAAGQSGLMALYEAMFTQYSICTAQILVTNLDFHDEQKRRNLNSTLLELLRMNIVPIINTNDAVVPPPVPSSDMQGVISIKDNDSLAARLAVEMKVDLLIALSDVQGLYDSPPGTDDAKLIDIFYPGDQQSITYGNKSRVGIGGMEAKVKAALWALQGGSSVVIANGTDPKVTGHVITDIVEGKKVGTFFSEVKPAGPTVEQQTDMARHAGRTLASLLPEQRGEIICALADLLTEKKDEILSANKRDMEIATASGRFSQALIDRLSLSTAKLNSLAIGLRQLAASSRDSVGRVLRRTRIANNLELEQITVPIGVLLVIFESRPDCLPQVSALAIASGNALLLKGGKEASNTNRILHQLTQEALSIHGVTDAVQLVSTREEVEDLCRLDKIIDLIIPRGSSQLVRDIQRAAKGIPVLGHSEGVCHVYVDSEASIDKAVDIVRDSKCDYPAACNAMETLLIHRDLLRTPMFDQIIDMLRTEHVKIHAGPRFASYLTFSPSEVKSLRTEYGELECCIEVVDSMEEAVDHIHKYGSSHTDVIVTDNEETAAQFLQQVDSACVFWNSSSRFADGYRFGLGAEVGISTSRIHARGPVGLEGLLTTKWVLRGEGHTAADFSENGSMKYLHENIPVPQGSFS, encoded by the exons ATGTTTGCCAGACTCAACTTGTGCTCTCACTTGCCATCCAGATTTCGGCAAGTGAGTGTCAGCCCTGTCTCTATCAGAACATTTTCCCAGGCTAAAC TCTCACATCCACGCTCACATGGGAAATCTTTTGCCCACCGGAGTGATTTGAAGCAAGCCAAGCGAATCGTGGTGAAATTGGGGAGCGCTGTAGTGACGCGGGGCGATGAATGTGGACTGGCATTGGGGAGACTGGCCTCCATCGTAGAACAG GTGGCCATGCTACAGAATCAAGGCAGGGAGATGATGATTGTCACCAGCGGTGCTGTGGCATTTGGGAAGCAGAGGCTAAGACACGAAATCCTGTTGTCTCAAAGTGTCAGGCAGGCTTTACATTCAGGACAAAACCAGTTGAAGGAAATG TCAATTCCAGTGTTGGAGGCAAGGGCTTGTGCAGCTGCTGGCCAGAGTGGTCTGATGGCGTTGTATGAAGCGATGTTTACACAATATAGCATCTGCACTGCTCAA ATTCTAGTCACAAACTTGGATTTTCATGACGAGCAGAAGCGGCGCAACCTTAACAGCACACTTCTTGAACTTCTGCGGATGAACATTGTTCCCATCATTAACACCAATGATGCTGTTGTGCCCCCCCCTGTTCCCAGCAGTGACATGCAGGGG gtaatAAGCATCAAAGATAATGACAGTTTGGCTGCACGTTTGGCTGTTGAAATGAAAGTAGACCTGCTGATTGCCCTGTCTGATGTTCAAg GCCTATACGACAGTCCTCCAGGGACAGATGATGCCAAACTCATTGACATTTTTTATCCTGGAGACCAGCAGTCCATCACATATGGCAACAAGTCAAGAGTTGGCATTGGTGGCATGGAAGCCAAG GTGAAAGCGGCTCTTTGGGCACTACAGGGTGGTTCATCTGTGGTCATTGCCAATGGCACCGATCCCAAAGTCACAGGCCACGTAATCACGGATATTGTGGAGGGAAAGAAAGTTGGTACTTTCTTTTCTGAAGTGAAGCCTGCAG GTCCCACTGTGGAGCAGCAGACAGACATGGCCCGCCACGCCGGTAGAACTTTGGCTTCATTGCTCCCAGAGCAG AGAGGAGAGATCATCTGTGCTCTTGCTGATCTGCTGACAGAGAAAAAAGATGAGATTCTCAGTGCAAACAAGAGAGACATGGAGATAGCAACAGCATCAG GTCGTTTCTCCCAGGCTCTTATCGACAGGCTGAGTCTGTCAACAGCTAAATTGAACAGCCTTGCCATTGGCCTCCGTCAGCTGGCAGCCTCCTCAAGAGACAGTGTTGGCCGAGTGCTGCGAAGAACCAGGATTGCTAACAACCTTGAGCTGGAGCAGATCACTGTCCCAATTGGTGTCCTGCTGGTCATCTTTGAGTCTCGGCCTGACTGTCTGCCACAG GTATCTGCTTTGGCTATCGCCAGTGGAAATGCTTTGCTACTAAAGGGCGGCAAAGAAGCTTCCAACACCAACAGAATTCTTCATCAACTTACCCAGGAAGCACTTTCTATTCATGGAGTAACAGATGCTGTTCAACTA GTTAGCACCCGAGAAGAAGTTGAAGATTTATGCCGACTGGACAAGATTATTGACCTGATTATTCCAAGAGGTTCATCTCAGTTGGTGCGAGACATCCAGAGAGCAGCAAAGGGTATTCCTGTGCTGGGCCACAGCGAGGGTGTCTGTCATGTTTACGTTGACAGCGAAGCAAGCATAGACAAAGCTGTTGACATCG TCCGAGACTCTAAGTGTGACTACCCTGCGGCCTGCAATGCTATGGAAACCCTCCTAATTCATAGAGACTTGTTGCGAACCCCAATGTTTGACCAGATCATCGATATGCTGAGGACGGAACAT GTAAAAATCCACGCCGGTCCACGATTTGCATCCTATCTAACTTTCAGCCCATCTGAGGTAAAGTCCCTGCGAACGGAGTACGGGGAACTGGAGTGCTGCATTGAGGTGGTCGACAGCATGGAGGAAGCTGTAGACCATATCCATAAATATGGCAGCTCCCACACCGATGTCATAGTTACAGACAATGAAGAGACAGCCGCACAGTTCCTGCAGCAGGTGGATAGTGCTTGTGTTTTCTGGAACTCAAGCTCTCGCTTTGCTGATGGTTACCGTTTCGGTCTAG GTGCTGAGGTAGGGATCAGCACATCACGCATCCATGCCAGAGGGCCAGTGGGCTTAGAAGGCCTTTTGACCACCAAATGGGTCCTTCGTGGGGAAGGCCACACTGCAGCTGACTTCTCTGAGAACGGAAGTATGAAATATCTTCATGAAAACATCCCTGTTCCCCAAGGGAGCTTCAGCTAG